A stretch of Vigna angularis cultivar LongXiaoDou No.4 chromosome 4, ASM1680809v1, whole genome shotgun sequence DNA encodes these proteins:
- the LOC108330883 gene encoding cyclin-A2-2, which translates to MDKVDKACAKDEERPIRITRAKTRAMRGIPPPPSRPSSGNEQKNMSRANSKRAAASGDQTSVVVPALIQNKRRAVLTDVTNIHDKCTNASKFMAKGVYTKESTKLASGITSEFSSTQENVRAKLVEDLSTIRMVESDDSISERVIPGTKPSMQDSVKSDEVQSSTKNDVDVISEKSGTSNSLDIVDIDSELRDPQIWSSYASDMYNNIRVSELERKPLTNYMEKLQTDINPSMRGILVDWLVEVSEEYRLVPDALYLTVNLIDRYLSTKFIQKQRLQLLGVTSMLIASKYEEMCPPRVEEFCFITDNTYTKEEVLKMEREVLNVIHFLLSVPTIKTFLRRYIQAAQSSYKAPCVELEFLANYLAELALVEYSFFQFLPSLVAASAVFLARWTLNDSEHPWNPTLEHYTNYKASELKTVVLELQDLQLNSKGCPLNAVRDKYKLQKFNCVANLSPKPVQSLFQGQV; encoded by the exons ATGGATAAAGTAGATAAAGCGTGTGCCAAAGATGAAGAACGTCCAATCCGTATCACCAGAGCAAAGACTAGAGCTATGAGAGGAATTCCTCCTCCCCCCTCAAGACCTTCCTCTGGAAATGAACAGAAAAACATGTCTCGAGCAAATTCCAAAAGAGCAGCCGCTTCTGGAGATCAAACTTCTGTGGTTGTTCCTGCTCTTATCCAAAATAAGAGAAGGGCAGTTCTGACAGATGTAACAAATATACATGATAAGTGTACTAATGCATCAAAATTTATG GCCAAAGGAGTTTATACAAAGGAAAGCACAAAACTAGCTTCAGGTATTACCTCTGAATTCTCATCAACACAAGAGAATGTTAGAGCAAAGTTAGTTGAAGATTTATCAACAATAAGGATGGTAGAATCCGATGACTCCATAAGTGAACGTGTTATACCAGGCACCAAGCCGTCAATGCAAGATTCTGTGAAGTCCGATGAAGTCCAGAGCTCTACAAAAAATG ATGTAGATGTGATTTCTGAGAAGTCAGGAACCTCAAACTCCCTTGATATAGTGGACATTGATTCAGAGTTAAGGGATCCTCAAATTTGGAGTTCTTATGCCTCTGACATGTACAACAACATTCGAGTCTCAGAG CTTGAAAGGAAACCATTGACCAACTACATGGAGAAGTTGCAGACAGATATTAATCCAAGCATGCGTGGAATTCTGGTAGATTGGCTTGTGGAG GTTTCTGAGGAATACAGATTGGTTCCAGATGCCCTTTACCTGACAGTGAACCTCATTGATCGGTATCTATCAACTAAATTCATTCAGAAGCAAAGACTACAGTTGCTGGGTGTTACTAGCATGCTAATTGCATC AAAGTACGAAGAGATGTGCCCACCTCGAGTGGAAGAATTCTGCTTCATCACAGATAACACATACACAAAGGAAGAG GTACTGAAAATGGAGAGAGAAGTACTGAATGTGATTCATTTTCTGTTATCTGTTCCCACAATCAAAACATTTCTGAG GAGATACATCCAAGCAGCACAATCTTCTTACAAG GCTCCTTGTGTTGAACTGGAATTTTTGGCAAATTATTTAGCAGAGCTTGCTCTTGTTGAATATAGCTTCTTCCAGTTTCTTCCTTCCCTTGTAGCTGCATCTGCCGTGTTCCTTGCCAGATGGACCCTGAACGATTCAGAACATCCATGG AATCCAACTTTGGAGCACTATACAAACTACAAAGCTTCAGAGCTCAAAACTGTTGTTCTTGAACTGCAAGATTTGCAACTTAATTCCAAAGGCTGTCCCCTCAATGCTGTTCGCGATAAGTATAAACTACAGAAG TTCAATTGTGTGGCAAACTTGTCCCCAAAACCGGTGCAGTCACTCTTCCAGGGCCAAGTGTAA
- the LOC108331252 gene encoding glucan endo-1,3-beta-glucosidase, whose product MKQTPLVVASILNGTLLLVAFALIQEAHATAKIGVNYGTVANNLPPPSEVAKFLSKSTTINRVRIFDANHEILHAFANTGIEVTITVPNDQIPQITNLTFAQQWLKTNVQPFLPATKLIRILVGNEVLSTANKLLISNLVPAMQTLHVALVTASLDNNVKVSTPHSLGILSNSSPPSSAKFRQGYDMHIIKPMLSFLKDSDAPFMVNPYPFFGSSATNLDYALFRTNSGVFDDNTNLRYTNMLDAQLDAVYSALKVLGFEDVEIVIAETGWPSLGDPAQTGVDPKIASEYNGNLIRHVNSGVGTPLMPNRTFDTYIFALFDENLKPGPTCERNFGLFWPNMTLVYDIPIMRSYAAVVGDRHYYKVFFSFMIVFNFICTSWV is encoded by the exons ATGAAGCAAACCCCTCTTGTGGTGGCTTCAATACTCAATGGAACTTTGCTTCTCGTTGCATTCGCTCTTATCCAAG AAGCACATGCAACTGCAAAAATCGGTGTTAATTATGGAACAGTCGCAAACAACCTTCCTCCACCTTCTGAGGTAGCAAAATTCCTCTCCAAATCCACCACAATCAACAGGGTCAGAATCTTCGACGCCAACCATGAAATTCTACACGCTTTTGCCAACACCGGCATAGAGGTAACCATAACTGTCCCCAACGACCAAATCCCCCAAATAACTAACTTAACCTTCGCACAGCAATGGCTCAAAACCAACGTCCAACCGTTCCTCCCCGCCACCAAACTAATCCGAATCCTCGTCGGCAACGAAGTGCTCTCCACCGCCAACAAACTCCTCATCAGCAACCTCGTACCCGCCATGCAAACCCTTCACGTGGCCCTCGTCACAGCGTCGTTGGACAACAACGTTAAAGTCTCAACTCCACACTCTTTGGGCATTTTGTCAAACTCAAGCCCTCCCTCATCGGCCAAGTTCAGACAAGGCTACGACATGCACATTATCAAACCCATGCTTAGTTTTCTCAAAGATTCCGATGCACCCTTCATGGTTAACCCTTACCCTTTTTTCGGATCCTCTGCCACCAACCTTGATTATGCACTCTTTCGGACCAATTCGGGTGTATTCGACGACAACACCAATCTCCGATACACCAACATGCTGGACGCGCAACTCGATGCTGTTTATTCTGCCCTGAAGGTTTTGGGTTTTGAGGACGTTGAGATTGTCATTGCCGAAACGGGCTGGCCCTCCCTTGGTGATCCGGCCCAAACTGGTGTTGACCCGAAGATTGCTTCTGAGTACAATGGAAATCTCATACGACACGTCAATTCTGGAGTTGGAACACCACTCATGCCTAACAGGACTTTCGATACCtatatttttgctttatttgATGAAAATTTAAAGCCCGGCCCAACTTGTGAGAGGAATTTTGGGCTCTTCTGGCCCAATATGACTCTAGTTTATGATATCCCAATAATGAGGAGCTATGCAGCTGTAGTTGGTGATAGACATTATTATAAAGTTTTTTTCTCATTCATGATCGTGTTCAACTTCATTTGTACATCATGGGTTTAA